The genomic window GATATGGCCTCTTATTTACAAATGAAGGAACCATTGTCCAagggccctgggctgggaggtggggtggatGGCTGCATCCGAGCTTGGGACAGGAAATAGAATAGAAATGTAGGGGCCTAGGCCTGGGAGGAAGCCTCGGGGCAGAGGAGGTTCTGAAAAGCCCAGAAGGGCCAGGCCCCTCTCCCCGAGGGTATCCACTGGGTGAGCCCAGCAGACAGGCCATAAGAGACACAGCACCCTCTCCTCTGGACTGTCTGTGCTTCGGGGCCCAGGCACGCCACGCTTGTCGTCCTCTCTCCTCCCTAACAGTAACACTGAGCTTCAAACACTCTAATGGGCTCTCGATCCTTGAGTCTCCAGTTCCATACCCCagccaggtggctcactggtcactttgttgttgtttaatcgctcagtcacgtccgactcttttgcaaccccatggcctggggcccaccaagctcctctgtccatgggattttccaggcaagaatatggaagtgggttgccatttccttctccaaagtatctgcccaacccagggaccaaacccacatctcctgcattggcaggcagatgccttaccactgagccaccagggaagctctactgGTCACTTAGGGTTTGATTTTCATACCTTCTTTACTTGCTTAACTGCCACCCCAAAGCTCTCTTCTTGGGAGGTTGGCTGGGCTCACTCCTGCGCACCTTGCTGTTTTTAGAACTCCTGGTCCCCACTGGCCCCAAAGATTGCAGTCTTGGCTTCTATGGCTGCCACAGGCTAGGACCTCTGCCAGGGAGTTCCAGGAACTCTGTTTCAGGGAACCGTGGTCCCGTGCTGTGAATGGCTCCAGCCACAGGAAAGCAAGGATGGTTCTGATTGGGAGAGTCTGGGGCAGCCTTCCAGAGGAGGAGGCAACAGGTGTGGCCTTGAAGAATCAGGAGCATTCAAGGCGTTCCAGCACTGTTCTCAAGTAGCACTCAAGCATCCTTCTCTCTGAGAAGGGCCAGAGGGAGGCAGGACTCTAACATGCGGGAcatgggggaggtggggtggtggTACCGGCGATCTGGATCCCTTGCCTCTCCCATCTAGACTAAGGGACCCTGTGGCTGGGACCCATTCTCAGGCTCTCATTTCCCCAGGGATACACCCCTAGAATTTAACTCCTTTATATTTTACCTCAGTGACCAGCCAGCTTTTTGTAAGTTTGTCCTGCTAGGTTTCAAATCCAGAGCATTGATTTGAACAGAATTCTTCAATTCAGGTCCATTTCCTTCTTGCAAGCCCCATCTTTGGTTTTATTAGTCTCGCTTTTTATCTTGCCTTTTGTCTGCAATTCCCCCTCCCCAAGTCAACCTTTCTAATATGTTGAACGTgcgtctgcttttctttttttgaattttatttatttatttttgctctttcaTCTAACTTATACCATAGTGTTTCTAaatagtttaaattattttttatatgatattatacatgttttaatgccattctcccaaatcatctcccctctccctctcccacagagtccaaaagactgttctatacacctgtgtctcttttgctgtctcacatacagggttgtcgttaccatctttctaaattccatatatatgcgttggtatactgtattggtgtttttctttctggcttacttcactctgtataataggctccagtttcatccacctcattagaactgattcaaatgtattctttttaatggctgagtaatactccattgtgtatatgtaccacagctttcttatccattcatctgctgatggacatctaggttgcttccatgtcctggctattataaacagtgctgcgatgaacattggggtacacgtgtctctttcaattctggtttcctcggtgtgtatgcccagcagtgggattgctgggttgtatggcagttctatttccagtgtttttcatCTACATTTTTGCAAAATAGGTGTTGCTTTTTGTTTGCATGCTTTTTAATTTACGCATAGAAGAGTGTGTGGAATATCTCATTTTATCGCtatccccccaaccccaccccgaGAACTTTGCTTTTGAGCCCATCGGGTCGATAggtgaacctgtgtcccttgcttCCAGCTGCTACACGAAGTGCTCCCATGCGCACCCACCATCACCCACCTTTCTGTGCCCTGGGGTGGACCCCCGGGATCGCTCCCCCTCTGCCAATGCAAATAGTACAAGATGGAAGTGGCAGTGGGACAGGGTGgcctgacctctgacctctgacTCCTGTGCATTCACCCTCTGTTCTTTCTCAGGGCTCACTCTGCCATCCAGCACTGCCCTGGCGGGGGCCACGTCTACCCTGGGATCCTTGGTGGGGACGCTGAAAGGCTCCTTCCTGCTCGGATCCCCCGCTGCGGCCCTGAGCACTTTGCCAGTAGGAGGTAACTAGCCCTGAGTGATACATACCCCTCCTTGGACTCCCACTCAGCACGGGAGTGGGACAAGAAAGTTAGGACCTTGGCCACAGCTGGTAATCCTTCCTTTTGATCAGAAATAAGAGGACTCCTCAGCGTATGAGAAGCAATTCATAAGATGAAATAATCAAAACTACTACTTTTTATCAAATGCTGTGATATTCTAAGGTTAGCACTTGGCATTTGgcaattcatttaattctcataacaacccCAGAGGATGATGATATGGCCTCTTATTTACAAATGAAGGAACCATTGTCCAagggccctgggctgggaggtggggtggatGGCTGCATCCGAGCTTGGGACAGGAAGTAGAATAGAAATGTAGGGGCCTAGGCCTGGGAGGAAGCCTCGGGGCAGAGGAGGTTCTGAAAAGCCCAGAAGGGCCAGGCCCCTCTCCCCGAGGGTATCCACTGGGTGAGCCCAGCAGACAGACCATAAGAGACACAGCACCCTCTCCTCTGGACTGTCTGTGCTTCGGGGCCCAGGCACGCCACGCTTGTCGTCCTCTCTCCTCCCTAACAGTAACACTGAGCTTCAAACACTCTAATGGGCTCTCGATCCTTGAGTCTCCAGTTCCATACCCCagccaggtggctcactggtcactttgttgttgtttaatcgctcagtcacgtccgactcttttgcaaccccatggcctggggcccaccaagctcctctgtccgtgggattttccaggcaagaatatggaagtgggttgccatttccttctccaaagtatctgcccaacccagggaccaaacccacatctcctgcattggcaggcagatgccttaccactgagccaccagggaagctctactgGTCACTTAGGGTTTGATTTTCATACCTTCTTTACTTGCTTAACTGCCACCCCAAAGCTCTCTTCTTGGGAGGTTGGCTGAGCTCACTCCTGCACACCTTGCTGTTTTTAGAACTCCTGGTCCCCACTGGCCCCAAAGATTGCAGTCTTGGCTTCTATGGCTGCCACAGGCTAGGACCTCTGCCAGGGAGTTCCAGGAACTCTGTTTCAGGGAACCATGGTCCCGTGCTGTGAACGGCTCCAGCCACAGGAAAGCAAGGATGGTTCTGATTGGGAGAGTCTGGGGCAGCCTTCCAGAGGAGGAGGCAACAGGTGTGGCCTTGAAGAATCAGGAGCATTCAAGGCGTTCCAGCACTGTTCTCAAGTAGCACTCAAGCATTCAACAGTGTTTGCCCAGATTTCAGTTAAGTCCTGCAAACTGAAACATGTCTCTCTATGTGAGGATTTACTGCTGTCTGAAGAGCTTTCTCTGGATGATTGGAGAAGGTCATATAATACCTCTGACTTCCACACTcaaggacgtccctggtggcttagttggtaaagaatctgcttgcagtgcaggagaactgggttcaatccctgggtcagaaaattccatagagaagggaatggctacccactttggtattcttgctggagatttccatggacagaggagcctggcaggctacagtccatggggttgcaaagagtcggacacaactgagtgactaacattttcactccaCATTCATAAAATACTGACCCTCTTTCAGATGAACTAACATCAGGGCCCAGAGAGCCGCTTCTTAGGAAATCCCACTTCTCTGGGTGAAGCAGGCAGGTTCCTTCCTTCCTGTGTCTCCCAGGCTGGGGCAGCCCCCTCCGAGTAGGTGGACTGTGGGCTCAGGGAGTGGAGGGGTGGTGGCCAGTGTAGGTCAATTCACAGAATGTTCTTTTGGTTTCCAGCCAAGGCTGCTGCAGCTGTGGTGGGCGGAGGTGAGTCTCTGCCAGGCCAGGCTTGCCCTTGTCTGTCCCCAGGCCCTGGTACTGGCCTTGTACCTGCCCCAGCCtgccccaggcctcctgtccatggTAGGGGAGGAGGCCCTGGAATGAGAATGAGGAGTTTCCATGGAAACTCGTGTGGAGGCAGCCCCCGGGGCCCAGGTTTCTTGCAGACCCTTTACCGTGTGACCTTGGATGTGGCTTTGAAATCctctgcgctcagctttcctcgTGAAAGACATGCCAAGCCTGCTCTTTCAGGGTTACCGTGAGGACTACGCAGGATGACACATGTGCACAGTTTGGACACACGAGATGCACTGAGAAGCCCAGTGGCTCTGGCTTCCAAGGGCTCTGCGGCTATGCCGTGGAGGCCCAGAGTTGGGACTCAAGTGGGGCTCAGAATGTGTTCCTTGCTTTATGCTGGGCCCTCGGTAAAATTTGCTTAAAGATTTCCTCAGCAAAGACAGGAAGCTTGCAAatgtccccctccccctccccagttcCGGCATCTTACTAAGGCAGAAACTGAGCCCTTTCCCGAGGAAGGTCCTGCTGAGAGCCAGCACCGTGCTCCCGGCGACCCCACAGCCCTTCCCTCTGCTTTCCCCatcagctggggcttccctggactCCTGACTGCTGACCACGCCTCCTGGAGTCTCTCCCAAGCTCAGACTTAACCTTCTCCAGACCTCCCAAAGCCCCCCAGGCTTGATGTCATGTGTATGTTTGGAGGGGGATATCCATCACCCCCTCATTCTAGCTCCTCTCCCTGTTCAGCTTCCACCGTGGCGGCTGTGCCCATGGTGCTTAGCGCGGTGGGCTTCACCAGTGCAGGAATCACTGCCTCCTCCTTGGCGGCCAAGATGATGTCAATATCTGCCATCGCCAATGGGGGTGGAGTTGCCGCCGGCAGCCTGGTGGCCACGCTCCAGTCCGTGGGTAAGTGTCCCCCGCATGGCTTGCTCATAGAGCTGAGGGAGAAGGACAGGAGCCTCGGAGCCTCAGTGCCTCTGGCCCTGACCTCAGCCCCAGTAAGCCCCAGTCTGCCTGTCCCTTAGTATTGCCTCCGtggtccctctctctctctgggtttCTCTGAAGCAGATATAGGAAGGAGGGAAGATGCTCTGGCCTGCAGCTGTTCTGGGATCAGGCTGACTCCGCCCAAAGCAGATTTTCTGGGTTAGCTGGAGCATCTCTGCCCCACCTGGGGTTCAGCTTTCTTCCCTGGAGTGGGAGGCAACTCCCAGCTCTTGACTTCATCACCGGAGTTCATGCCTTTGAGTACCTGCCTGCAGCAGCACTCCCGCAAACAGAGATCCTTAGGGGCTAGGGAAaaagaggagggttcagggtgggatCTCTGGGCCTGACGCCCCTGAGCCTGCCCACCCCACTCTACTCACCCTCTGCTTCTCCCCCAGGAGCAAGCGGACTCTGCCTGTCATCCAAACTCTTGGTGGGCATCGCTGGGTCCACCCTCGTGTCCAAATTTTTGGGCCTGTAACAGTCCCCTGTCGCTCCCTCGGCAGAGAAGAGGACCAGGTGGGGTCCTGCCCGCCAGCCTGATGCAGTGAGGGACCCAGTCCTGGGGTGACAAGTGCCAAACGCTGCACCCCcagaggaaaatgagaaataaaaacgagttgtggaaacaaaacaaaatgagttGTGCCACGCCTCTGGGTCCCTTCCTTCTTGTTGGCCTGAAGTCATTTGGGGGGAAGGCTCACCACTCTTAGAGTGACATGGTGTTGGGGTGCCCAGAGTTGGACTGAGTCTAAATGTGAAGACTGGAGGTTCCCCCTGCCTGGCTTAGGGCTGTGTGTGACCCCAAGGGGTCACCTCCACTCTGGGTCTGCATTGACCCTTCTCTATTTGGGGAGCTCATTTAAATAAACTCCAAGGTCTCAGCTAGGGTGGGTGTTAGGCACAGTGCCTGTGCAAAGTCAGGAATGGAATGCAAGGGCACTCCCTCTTTGGAGCTTCATTTGCAGGCACCCTACCCATAGCTGTTTCCTAAGTGGCCTGCCTCAGGCTCAGAAAGCAAGGACCTCAGGATGTCACCGCT from Bos taurus isolate L1 Dominette 01449 registration number 42190680 breed Hereford chromosome 21, ARS-UCD2.0, whole genome shotgun sequence includes these protein-coding regions:
- the IFI27 gene encoding interferon alpha-inducible protein 27 isoform X1; protein product: MEFTKAVRLASNLASKILSAGSLAKVGGAASSSGLARLSPLGLTLPSSTALAGATSTLGSLVGTLKGSFLLGSPAAALSTLPVGGLTLPSSTALAGATSTLGSLVGTLKGSFLLGSPAAALSTLPVGAKAAAAVVGGASTVAAVPMVLSAVGFTSAGITASSLAAKMMSISAIANGGGVAAGSLVATLQSVGASGLCLSSKLLVGIAGSTLVSKFLGL